One Lycium barbarum isolate Lr01 chromosome 5, ASM1917538v2, whole genome shotgun sequence genomic window carries:
- the LOC132639273 gene encoding uncharacterized protein LOC132639273 has protein sequence MALYEALYGSKCKYPASWFEVGEASQLAYELELPSEPQVVHPVFHVSILRKCIGDPSKIIPVNDIHVTENLSYEEEPISILDRQVRRLRTKYVASIKVLWKSRDMEEMTWEAEAEIKSKYPHLFPVKDDDVPDGTLRDSSLSINGL, from the exons atggctctgtatgaggctctgtatggtaGCAAGTGCAAATATCCTGCCAGCTGGTTTGAAGTCGGAGAAGCAA GCCAATTGGCTTATGAACTAGAGCTGCCATCAGAACCACAAgtagtccatccagtcttccatgtatccATTTTGAGGAAATGTATCGGAGACCCCTCCAAAATTATACCTGTTAATGATATACATGTCACAGAGAATCTATCCTACGAAGAAGAACCTATTTCCATCCTCGACAGACAAGTCCGCAGACTTAGAACCAAATATGTGGCTTCGATAAAGGTTTTGTGGAAAAGTAGGGATatggaagagatgacatgggaagctgaGGCGGAAATAAAATCCAAATATCCTCACTTATTCCCGGTTAAAG ATGATGATGTTCCAGACGGAACTTTACGGGATTCCTCCTTATCAATAAATGGCTTGTGA